Below is a window of Herminiimonas arsenicoxydans DNA.
AACGTCGTCGCACCTATGCACTTCAACTGGCCATTCGACAGAGCCGGCTTGAGCAAATTGGATGCGTCCAGCGTGCCGCCCGATGCAGAACCGGCACCGATGATGGTGTGGATTTCATCAATGAAAAGAATCCCGTTAGGATTGTCTTTCAGCTGTTTTAACACCGCTTTCAAGCGCTGCTCAAAGTCGCCGCGATACTTCGTGCCGGCCAGCAGCGCGCCCATATCCAGCGAATAAACGACCGCGTTTTGCAATACCTCCGGAACCTCGCCTTGCGTGATGCGCCATGCAAGGCCTTCCGCAATCGCGGTCTTGCCTACGCCTGCCTCACCTACCAGCAATGGATTGTTCTTGCGGCGACGGCACAAGGTTTGAATCACACGCTCGACTTCACCTTCGCGTCCGATCAGGGGATCGATCTTGCCTTCGGTAGCGAGCTTGTTCAGATTCTGTGTGAACTGGTCCAGTGCGCTTTCTTTTTGCTGACCATCTGCAGAAGGCGCGTCTTCCGCACCTTCAGAGCTTTTCTGCACATCGATCTGCTGATCCTTGCGCACGCCGTGGGAAATGAAATTCACCACGTCGAGACGCGTCACGCCCTGCTGGTGCAAATAATAAACGGCATGCGAATCCTTCTCGCCGAAAATGGCAACCAGCACATTCGCACCGGTCACTTCTTTCTTGCCGTTAGAAGCAGATTGGACGTGCATGATCGCACGCTGAATCACGCGCTGAAAACCAAGTGTAGGTTGGGTATCGACTTCTGCCGCGCCAGGTACCGTAGGGGTATTGTCGCCTATGAAATTAGTCAGCGTTTTCCGCAGATCATCGATGTTGACCGCACAGGCACGCAATACTTCGGCTGCTGAAGGATTATCCAGCAAGGCCAGGAGCAGGTGCTCGACGGTAATGAATTCATGGCGCGCCTGTCTCGCTTCGACAAACGCCATATGCAAACTGACTTCTAATTCCTGCGCAATCATACTTCCTCCATCACGCACTGCAGGGGGTGCCCTGCTTTTCGGGCGTGGTTCAAAACCAGCTCAACTTTCGTAGACGCAATATCCTTCGGATACACGCCACAAATACCCTTTCCGTCGCGGTGAACCATGAGCATGATTTGCGTTGCTGTCTCACGATCTTTACTAAAGTATTCCTGAAGAATCATCACGACGAATTCCATCGGCGTGTAATCATCGTTCAGCAATAACACCTGATACATAGACGGCGGCTTGAGTTTTTGCTCTTGCCGCATAAGGACCGTACCATCATCATGCTTAATTGCCATAGGTCTATTCTAATACGTTCGACCGTGTGCACAATGCCCAGAAGAACAGGGATACAAATTAAATTTAATCTTACGCGTTTTCTTCTGAAGACGCAGATGACGATCAAACACAGGAATTCAAGAGCATGTGTTTTAAGCTCATCAAATAAACATACAACAGCGCCGCCAAAAATCTTGACTTTTATATTTTTTGCGTAAAGAATGAATCTTATTGACATGCTTGACAACATTAGCTGTCAATATGAAGTGAGCAGGTTTTAGGAGGGGCAACGGTAGTCGAGGCTTCTTTCTTTTGCGGCTCGTGTGATTAAGTCTATATAGAAAGACGCTTTTTATGGCAACAGGTACAGTCAAGTGGTTCAACGATTCTAAAGGCTTCGGCTTTATCACTCCGGATGACGGCGGTGAAGATTTGTTTGCACACTTTTCAGCAATCCAGATGAACGGCTTCAAGACTCTCAAAGAAGGTCAAAAAGTCCAGTTCGAAGTCACGCAAGGCCCTAAAGGCAAGCAAGCTTCCAACATTCAAGCTCCTTGATTCAAGGAGCTTCATGAAAAACCCCGCTCAGGCGGGGTTTTTTTATTGCCAAAAAAATAAAAACTGGCGCCAGCAGGCTTAGAGCACTACTGTCAGCGGATCAAAGCGGCAATTCCTTGCATTTACAGCATATTGGCGCTCATTTCATGAGCCGAATCCGGACGCCGAGACTTTTGGCCTGCGATCTGCATTCAATCCCTCACTCAGCCCGATTTGCAAAGCCAAGGCCTGCCATGCAGATCGACACGCCGGTTTTGATATCGCATCTTGCAAAATCTCTTTAAGATTCCACCTCATCACCGTTCGCTTCATTTGGCGAACCCGCACTTTCGACCCAACCATCAACCATGTCTCTGATTCTGTTCAACAAGCCCTTCCAGGTGATGTGCCAATTCTCACCGCACCCGACACGCGCATCGCTGGCCGATTATCTGGACATTCCAGATATTTATCCAGCCGGACGGCTGGATGCAGACAGTGAAGGTTTATTGTTACTGACGGATGACGGCAAACTGCAGCATGCGATCAGCCATCCCGATCACAAACAGACAAAAACATATCTGGCGCAGGTGGAAGGCATTCCACACACTGAAGCACTGGCGCGATTGCGCGCGCCGCTGAATCTGGGCGATTTCATTACCCAAGGTTGTGAGGTAAAGCGGGTTCAGGAACCCGATTGGCTATGGCCGCGCAATCCGCCGATACGCGAACGCGCCCAAGTACCGACCAGCTGGCTCGCCATAACACTGGCGGAAGGCAAAAACCGGCAGGTGCGCCGCATGACTGGCGCGGTTGGCCTACCCACCTTGCGACTGATACGGATTGCGATCGGCCCGATTTCCCTGCAGTCGCATCCGCTATTGCCCGGTCAATGGCGCGAAGTGTCTGCGGCAGAGTTGAGGCTTTAAGATATTCAGGATCAGGCGCCATGCCGCTGAGCGCCGGTTTTTAAGGCACACAAACGCCTGCTTCATTTTTTCCATTACACTCGTGCTGCATCCCGACCACTTACCCAGACATTACTCATGAATACATCCCTTTCCACTTGCGCTGCAGCTCTCGCTCTGGCCGCCATGTTTTCTACCGGCCCGGCATCGGCGCAGCCGGGCCAGAAATTTCCGGTTATTCCCCTCACTGCCGGCATGCATGTAATCAAGGCCGAAGTGGTCGCTACCGAAGCCGAACGCCAGCAAGGTTTGATGTTTCGCGAAAGCATGGCGCAAAATGAAGGGATGGTTTTTCTCTTCGGTGCGCCGGCTGGTGTTTGCATGTGGATGAAGAACACTCTGATCCCGCTCTCCGTCGCCTTTATTGACGACGACGGCAAGATCGTGAACATAGAGAATATGAAACCGCACAGCCTGGAGTCGCACTGCTCGAAAAAACCGGTGCGTTATGCGCTGGAAATGAACGAAGGCTGGTTCAAGCAAAAAAACATCAAGCCAGGCAGCACGATTGATGGCTTGCCGAAAGGAAGATAAACAGCCGGAAGCGCAGACTCTTGCAACAGTATGCTCTCAGAACAACGGCGCAAATAATAAAAACCCCGCATGATGCAAATCATGCGGGGTTTTTATTACTGATCGCTGCAATTGCTACAGCGACAAGAAATTTGCTTAAGCCAGCGCTTTCAAAGCAGCTGCGAGGCGGCTTTTATGACGCGCTGCCTTGTTTTTGTGGATGATCTTTTTGTCGGCGATACGATCGATCGTCGAAACAGAAGCCAGGAAAACCTGAGCTGCTGCAGTTTTGTCGCCAGCTTCGATTGCTTTGCGAACTGCCTTAACTGCGGTGCGCAAGGTCGAACGCTGGCTCGAATTATGAGCGTTTTGTTTGACTGCTTGACGAGCGCGTTTGCGTGCTTGTGCGGTATTTGCCATGAATATTATTTCCTAAAACAGGGTCGACGCGCATTCGCAAACACGCATTAGTGAGACAGAATTCTGTGAAGCCTCGGATTATAGCGACATTTTGCGAATCAGGCAAATAGATGCTGATCAACTTCCGGGCTTGTTGAAACAAGTGGCGCCAATGCAACTAACCTTATTGTAAAGGCGGGATATCTTCACTGCCAATTTTGCATTTAAAAACGCATGCCGGCACTGCGCCCTTGCCTTTAAGCAAACATGCAATCCGTGTCGGGCAGGAGGCTCCCTCTCGAAATCCGGCTGCCATCGTTGGCTGCCGACCAGCTATAATCCCGCTCCATGAACTTGCACAAAACGCTCGCGGCAGTATCCGGCATGACGATGGTTTCTCGTGTGACAGGATTGATACGCGAGATCCTGTTTGCCCGTGCATTTGGCGCATCCGCCTATACCGATGCGTTCAATATTGCCTTCCGTATCCCCAATCTGCTGCGTCGCCTGTTTGCCGAGGGAGCCTTTTCGCAGGCTTTCGTGCCGATTCTGGCGGAATACAAAAGCCAGAAAGGTGAGGAGGCGACTAAAAGCCTGGTCGATCACGTCGCCACTGTTTTGATATGGACGATGCTGCTGACATGCGTAATCGGCATCGCCGCTTCACCTGTCATCGTCTATCTGATTGCAACCGGGCTCAAGGCCGACGCCACCATATTCGATACCTCGGTCTGGATGACGCGCGTGATGTTCCCTTACATCGGCTTCATGTCATTTGTGGCCCTCAGTGGCGGCATTCTGAATACCTGGCGCGAATTCAAGATTCCCGCATTCACTCCCGTTCTGCTGAATTTGTCATTCATCCTCGCGACGCTTTTTCTCGCGCCTTACCTGCATACGCCTATTTATGCGATGGCGATTGGCGTCGTGGTCGGCGGCATTCTGCAAATGGTAATCCAGATTCCCGCATTGATGAAAATCGGCATGCTGCCGCGCATTTCAAAAAATCCGTTCGCCAGCCTGGGCGATGCCGGCGTGCGCAAAGTTTTGCGCAAAATGGGGCCCGCAGTATTTGCCGTCTCGGCAGCGCAAATCAGTTTGATGATCAACACCAATATTGCCTCGCGACTGGAAAGCGGCAGCGTGTCCTGGCTCTCGTACGCCGATCGATTGATGGAGTTTCCTACCGCGCTGCTAGGCGTGGCGCTGGGGACTATCCTGCTGCCCAGCCTGTCGAAGGCTAATTTCGAGGGCAAGACGGCAGAGTATTCATCGCTGCTGGATTGGGGCTTGCGCCTGACTTTCCTGCTCGCCCTGCCTTGCGCAGTCGGTCTGGCAACGATTTCCGAACCATTGACGGCAACGCTGTTTCATTACGGAAAATTCGATGCACAATCTGTTGCCATGACGTCCAGAGCGCTGATTGCATACGGCGTCGGCCTGATCGGCCTGATTCTGGTCAAGATTCTTGCACCCGGATTTTATGCGCAACAAAATATCAAAACCCCGGTCAAAATTGCGATAGGTGTGTTGATTGCCACACAATTAATGAATCTGATTTTTGTGCCGTGGATTGCGCATGCAGGGCTGGCGCTGTCGATCGGTTTGGGTGCATGCTTGAATGCAGGTTTCCTGTACTGGGGATTGAAACGGCGCGGAATTTATTCGGCCTTGCCCGGTTGGCGCACCTTCTTCATTCGGCTGGTGGGCGCACTGTTCCTGATGGCAGGCGTTGCCTTATGGACGTCCGGGCATTTCGACTGGGTGGCATTGCGTGCATCTCCGTTACTGCGCGTAGGCGCATTGCTGGCGGTGTTGGCGGCATGCGGCATCAGCTATTTCGGCTCCTTGCTGGCCATGGGATTTCGCTTTCGTGATTTCAAGCGGATAGCACACTGATCGCAACAACCTGAACGCGCATCTGCACGTTCGCAGCATCCTCGCTATGATGGAGGCATATGACGATCAAAACTCTCGAATACTTTTCCACGCTGGTGCAGCAGGACGACAGCATCCCTTTGTTTGAAGCTGCGTTGGCGATTGCACAGGATGCCGAACCCGGCCTCGATCTGGCGGCACTGGAAGAAGAAGTCGATACGCTGGCCGCCAAACTCAAGCAGCGTTTGCCGGACGATGCGTCGCATCTGCAAAAGCTGCGCATGCTGAATCATTATTTTTACAATGAGCTCGGCTTCAGCGGCAACGTCAACGACTACTACAATCCCGACAACAGCTACCTGCATCGCGTGCTCAGCACGCGACGCGGGATTCCGATTTCGCTCGCCATTCTCTACATGGAACTGGCGCAACAGATCGATCTGGAAGTTCAGGGCGTCTCTTTCCCCGGCCATTTCCTGATGAAGCTGTCTGTGCAATCAGGCCAGGTGGTACTCGATCCGTTCAATGGCTCTAGCCTGTCGCGCGAAGAGCTGGAAGAACGCGTCGAACCTTATATCCTGGAGCAGGATTTCCCGGATGATTTTCAGTTCAATGCCTATCTCGACGCGGCCAGCCCGCGCGACATTCTGGTACGCATGCTGCGCAATCTGAAACTGCTGTTCATGCAGCAGGAGCACTGGCAGCGTTTGCTGGAAGTGCAGGAAAGATTGTTGATTTTGCTGCCGCGTGACATTACCGAGCGGCGCGATCGTGGTCTGGCGTATGCCAATCTGGAATGTCCGCAAGCTGCCTTGCAGGATATAGAAGCGTATCTGGAGCAACGTCCGTACGCGATGGATGCAGCGGAACTGCGCGCCAGATTACCTGATTTGAAAGATGCAATCGGACGCTTGAACTAGATTGCCGTCCCTGCCCAGGCAGGAACGGCAATTGCACGCATTACGCTTTCGCGCGTGCCTCTATGGTTTCCCATTTCTCCAGTGCTTCCAGCAACAAGCCATCAATTTCTGCAAAACGCTGGTTCAGGCGTTTTGCTTCATCTGCCTGCCTGGTATAGATGCTGGCATCGGCCAGTTTTTCGGTAATGGCTTTTTGCTCTTCTTCCAGTTGTGCAATCAGAACAGGCAACGCATCCATCTCGCGCTGCTCCTTGTAGCTCAGCTTTTTCTGTTTGGTCACTGGGGCAGCAACTTCGGTTTTCACTTCAACCTTGCCTGTGCCTTTAGGCGAACCCGCTGGAATCGCAGCAGGACGGACACGCTCCCAATCGCTATAGCCGCCGATATACTCGCGCCACAAGCCATTGCCTTCTGCAACGATCACTTGCGTGACCACGTTGTCGAGGAAGGTACGGTCATGGCTGACCAGGAACACGGTGCCTTCGTAATCTTCCAGCAGTTCTTCCAGCAGTTCCAGCGTATCGATATCCAGATCGTTGGTCGGCTCATCGAGCACCAGTACGTTGGCCGGTTTGGCAAACAGGCGGGCCAGCAGCAGACGATTGCGTTCGCCGCCGGACAATGACTTGACCGGCGAACGCGCACGCTCCGGCGCAAACAGGAAGTCGTTCAGATACGTCATCACGTGCTTGCGCTGACCGTTGATCTCGACCCAGTCGCTGCCCGGCGCGATGGTGTCGGCCAGACTCATTTCTTCATTCAACTGCGCGCGCATCTGATCGAAGTACGCGATCTGCAATTTGGTGCCCTGCTTGACCGTGCCTGAATCCGGTTCTTCTTCACCCAGAATCATTTTCAGCAATGTTGTTTTGCCGGCACCGTTCAAACCGATCAAACCGACTTTGTCACCGCGCAAAATCGTCGCGCTAAAATCCTTGACGATCACCTTGTCGCCATACACCTTGTTGATATTCTCCATCTCGGCCACGATCTTGCCGGAACGATCACCGGACGACACATCCAGCTTGACCTGACCTTGCTGATCGCGCCGCGCGCTGCGCGACAGACGCAATGCTTCCAGACGACGCACGCGGCCCTCGTCACGCGTACGACGCGCCTGCACGCCCTTGCGTATCCAGACCTCTTCCTGCGCGAGGAATTTGTCGAACTTGGCGTTCTCGACCTCTTCGATTTCCAGCTGCTCAGCCTTGCGCACTTGATACGCAGAGAAGTTGCCGGGGAAAGACAGCAAACGACCGCGATCCAGTTCAATGATGCGCGTCGCCACGTTATCCAGGAAGCTGCGATCATGGGTAATGAACAGCACGCTACCCTTGTAGTCGCGCAGCAAACCTTCAAGCCACAGTATCGATGTGAAATCCAGATGGTTGGTCGGTTCATCGAGCAGCAACACGTCAGGGGCACTCACCAGTGCACGTGCCAGCGCAACGCGCTTTTGCATCCCGCCGGACAAGGTTCCCATCAGGGAATCCTTGACCAGATTCAAGCGATCCAATGTCGCCTCAACCTTGTGATTCAAATTCCATGCATCGGCCGCGTCCAGCTTGACCTGAATGTCGTGCATTCGCTCCATCAGGGCATCGTCGTCATCGCCGCCAAACTGGCCGGTCAGCGCATCGTATTCCGTCAGCAAGACCTGCATATCGCCCATGCCGGACGCGACTGCGTCATACACGGACGTCTCAGGCGAGAAGTGCGGCTCCTGCTCAACGTAGGCGATCTTGATACCCTGCTGCATGACAAACAGACCGTCATCCAGCTTCGACGTGCCGGCGATAATTTTCAGCAAAGACGATTTACCGGTGCCGTTACGGCCGATCAAGCCCACGCGCTCGGTGGCTTCCAGAGAGAATTCCGCTTTATCGAGCAACGGGACGTGGCCGAACGCGAGCTGCGCGTTCGAAAGGGAGATAACTGCCATAAATGCCTGAGGATGTGAGGTCTGCGTGCGATTGCAGGCGACCAATTAAAAAGAGTAAATCGAAAATGAAGTCCGCATTGTACCGATAGCGGCAGCTATCCTGCCATTCTTTGCACTTTCGTCAGCTATAATCCCGTGCGGAAGTAAGCAACATGCCTTGCTTTCGCGCGTCTCGCCGTAGTTCAATGGATAGAACGAGTGCCTCCTAAGCGCTAGATACAGGTCCGATTCCTGTCGGCGGGACCAAATACCCAAGTCATAGTCCTTTACACAAATGCAGCCCTTGCTTTTGTGCCTTTCCGGAATTTTCATTCAAACTGCCTCGCAACGCTCTCCATTGCGCCTGTCTGAACGAGTCACATCTTGCATTCCCCTCTTCAAGCGCTCAAACGAGGGCATGACAAGAAGTTAATTTCTTATAAAAAAGATAATTAACTTTAAAGGCAATTGTCACACTAATCACATCAAATATCTGCAGTTGCTTGCAATTTCGATGCCAACCATGTTTTAATGTGAAATGATTTCAACTGAAATCATTTCACATGGAATCGAGTAGGCTGTCTGTATCGCCCTACCCGCTTTGCATCCCGTTGCGTCAGCAATCGGCCGATGTCCACGTTTTCCTCAGCCATGAGCACAACTCAACCGTCTTGCGACTCCGCAACGATGCGTTTGTGAGGAAACACTCGCTACGGCGCACTTCTTAGTCAGAACGTGCCGTCCGGTTTTAAAAAACGAGAATAAAAGGAAAATATATGACGATTCGCATTGGAATCATTGGCGCTGGACCGAGTGGATTGGCGCAGCTGCGCGCCTTTGAGTCCGCCCTATCCCGCAGCAAGCACGACGTAGAACTCGTCTGTTTTGAGAAACGCTCGAATTGGGGCGGTTTGTGGAACTACAGCTGGCGTACCGGCCTCGATGAACACGGCGAACCTGTACATGGCAGCATGTATCGCTATCTGTGGTCCAACGGTCCGAAGGAAGCGCTGGAGTTTGCCGATTACTCCTTCGACCAGCATTTCGGTCGTCCCATTCCATCCTATCCACCGCGTGCCGTATTATTTGACTACATACAAGGCCGCATGGAACGCAACAATCTGCGTCAGTACATACGCTTCAACACCGTCACGCGCTGGGTCAATTTTGATGAAAACACCCAGACTTTTGAAGTGGCGGTCGAAGACTTGAGCAAGCAGCATACCTACACCGAAACCTTTGACTATCTGGTCGTCGCCACCGGCCATTTCTCGACACCGCATGTGCCTTACTTTAAAGGTTTGGATACCTTCCCCGGTGCCGTCATGCATGCGCATGATTTCCGTGGCGCCGATCAGTTCAAGGGCAAGGATTTATTGCTCGTCGGCGGCAGCTATTCGGCCGAAGACATCGGCGTGCAATGCTACAAACACGGCGCGCGCTCTGTCACCATCAGCTATCGCTCCGCTCCGCTCGGTTTCAAGTGGCCACAAGGCATACGTGAAGTGCCATTGGTAACGCGCTTTGAAGGCAAGACTGCCCACTTCCAGGATGGCACGCATAAAAATGTGGACGCTGTTGTACTGTGTACCGGATATCAGCACAAATACCCATTCCTGCCGGAAGAGTTGCGCCTGAAATCGCACAATCGCCTATATCCGCGCGGTTTGTACAAAGGCGTCGTGTGGAAGAACAATCCACGCCTGTTCTATCTCGGCATGCAGGACCAGTACTACACCTTCAATATGTTCGACGCACAAGCCTGGTACACGCGCGACATCATGCTCGGACACACCGCATTGCCCGATATGGCTGGCATGAAGGCCGATATTCAGGACTGGGGCCGGCGCGAAGATGCCGTGGACAATTCCTGTGATGCCGTGGATTTTCAAACCGCCTATGTGCGTGACTTGATGGATCGCACCGACTACCCCGGCTTTGAAGCCGAACAGGTTGCCGAACTGTTGAAGCAATGGCTGCGCGACAAGCAGGAGAGCATACTCACCTATCGCGACAAACCGTTCCGCTCTGTTGTCACCGGCACGATGGCGCCGGTACACCATACAGCCTGGATTGATGAGCTGGATGACAGCCTGGAGCGCTTCCTTGATCCGCATATCAATCAGGACAACGAAGTAAACGCCACGCTATAAAGCGTAGCGCCGACAAAAATGGCGACAAGCAAGTTTGTCGCCATTTTTGCATCTCTCCTGAACACATTCCTGAGCCCGCTTGCCCGGCTCGCGGGCTGCACACGCAGACATCTGATCGCAACTTTTTCTTTGCAAAACGGAAAACCGAAATTCAGTGCGCTACCGCACTGAACATTCCCGTATTTCTCATTACCCTCATTTTGTCCGTCATAGAATACCAACAAATGGAGTCATCATGAATAGCAATACAACCATTACTGCAATTGCACTTTCTTCCGTATTTATCCTCGCCGGCTGTGCAGGGCCGTATAACAACGATCCTGGAGCAAATCAGTATCCGCAATCACAAAACCAGATGTCCAATGCCCCTGCCTATAATTCCGCATATGGCGTGGTCGATTCAATTCAGGTCGTCCAGCAAAGTACTGGTAACAACGGCATCGGAGCCGGTGCAGTAGTTGGCGGCGTGGTTGGTGGCGTGCTGGGCAATCAAATCGGCAGCGGTTCGGGCCGTACTGCAGCAACTGCGGTAGGTGTGGTTGGCGGCGCGTTGGTCGGCAACCAGATCCAAAGGAACAATCAGCAGGTACGGGACACTTATCAAGTCGGCATCCGTCTCGATAACGGTGCATATCAAACGATGCTGCTCGACAGCGTAGGTGATTTGCGCGTAGGTAATCGCGTACGCATTGAAAACAATCGCCTCTTCCGTTATTGATTCTGCAGGCAGCTGCAGCACTGGTCGAATCCCGCTCAGTATCTGGTGAGCACGTCGTAAAAAAGCCGCTACATGCAAATGCAGCGGCTTTTTTACAAGCCTTGTCGAAAAACCAGATTCAGCATCAAACGCATCCGGTTCCTCTAAGTACCTTCCAACACTCGCCTTCCCGCTGTCAAGGATCATGGTTCATAGGTCACGCCCGGTTTGCTGTTTCGATGATGACAATGGACACTTGCGTGGATCGCAGACTTTCCCCCTACCACCCCAAGCGGCTATTCATCCCTTCAAAGAGCCGTCATGTTCGACGCCTCAGTTCTTTTCGCATCAGTGCATTCTCAAGGGTTACACCGCGACAGATCGGAAACCCTCGCTGCACCACATGAAAACCGTGGAGCACAAAGAAGGGTTCAGCAGTCTTACTTACATCCGACGTAAGTTCATCAATACCAATCAAGCTGGCTTCTTCATGAATACGGTTCATTAGCAGGCTGCCTATTCCCTGACGGGGATGAGAACCTGACACAAAGAAGTGATCGATGTAACCGTTCGACTGAACGTCGGCGTAAGCAACTATTTCACCGTCAGCTTCCACTACAAACGGGCTGATATCTCTAACATGATTCTCCCAGAGCTTCGGATCAAGGTCAGCCGGAGCCCACGCCTCTATTTGCTCGCGGGTGTAATCGCGTGATGCGATTACATGAATGGCCGAGAAGAAGACGCGAAACAACGCAGGCTCATCGCCAGTTTTGAACCGTCGGATTTCCATGCATTCCTCGCAAGGTATCAATCTAAACCGGGAGTTTGTCACATCCGCCAGGCAAGGGAAATGTTCACTTTGAGCCGTAATCGGACTTCCAGTTTACGACGCCCTGCCCGCGATGCCGGACGTTCGCCGTCGGTGGCTGCTGTCTAGAAGCGGCGATACCTTCAGCACTCACTCTTCAGCGTTATCAGGCCGGGGCATTTTGTGATTGCGATATAAAACAACGCCAACCATACTATTTTTTGTGCAGAGAAAAACGAATCGTATAATCAGGCATTGTTACCATGAAATGTTGCGTAGAAACGCTATTCAATAGGTTGGCCGAATGATCACCGAAGAACAAATACAGGCATTGCAGTCGGAAATGGAGGCGAATGGTGAAAACCAGGCCCAGATGGCTTATCGCATCCTGGAAGAAATGATCGTCACACTCAAGCTCCCGCCGGGCAGCAAGATATCGGAGAAAGCGCTGAACCGCTCTCTGGGATTCGGTCGCACACCGTTGCGGGAAGCATTGCAACGTCTGGCAATTGAGGGGAGTGTAAAAATTCTGCCGCGTTCGGGCGTGATCGTTTCGGAAATCGATCTGGCCGATCAGTTGAACATGATAGAAGTGCGGCGCGAACTGGAAAAAATCATCGCCGGCCGCGCTGCGCGCCTTGCGATGGAAGACCAGCGACGTGTATTTTCGAAACTGGCAGAAGACTTCGACCGCGCCGCAGAAGAAAACGACAGCACCATTTTCATCGAAACAGACAGGGAATTCAACGCCTTGAGCATCGCGACCGCACAAAACAAATACGTTGCCTATGCAATCGGACCGATCGAAGCGCAAACCCGCCGCTTCTGGTATCTGCACTTCAAACGCTTTGGCGATTTGTCTCGTGTTACCAAGCTGCATGCACATATTGCACGCGCCATTGCCGCCAACGACGAAGCTGCCGCACGCGACGCCTCGGATCGTCTGATTGATTACGTGGAAGAATATACAAGGAAGACGCTGCAGTTCATGGGCGGCATGTAAGACCGCATCCGGCAAAAAAAAACACGCTGCGGCATGACATCACCACAGCGTGCTCAAGAGCGACTTACCCCAACAATTCCTACTTAAAACCCTGCAACCGTGCCGTTACTGCGCGGATCGGCTCCGCCAGCAAATACTCCCGATGGATCGCGCACAATCGCACCAGCATGGCCGACCAGTTCATCGAATTCGCCCAGCACGTCGACGTCATGTCCCAGTGAACGCAGGCGACGGATGAGACCGTCGGTAAAGCGACTTTCCACTTTCAGCGACTCAGAGCTTTGCCCCCAGGTACGGCCGAGCAACCAGCGTGGTGCAGTAACCGCCTGTTGCACCGCCTGGTTGAACACCGCGTAACGGGTAAATACCGCTGCCTGCGTTTGCGGCTGACCGTCGCCACCCATCGTGCCGTACACCATCGTGCGGCCGTCTTTAAAGCGCGCCAATGCGGGATTGAGCGTGTGGAACGGTTTCTTGCCCGGCTCCAGTGAATTGATATTGTTTGGATCCAGCGAGAACGAACAACCGCGGTTTTGC
It encodes the following:
- a CDS encoding Putative acetyltransferase (Evidence 3 : Function proposed based on presence of conserved amino acid motif, structural feature or limited homology; Product type pe : putative enzyme); protein product: MEIRRFKTGDEPALFRVFFSAIHVIASRDYTREQIEAWAPADLDPKLWENHVRDISPFVVEADGEIVAYADVQSNGYIDHFFVSGSHPRQGIGSLLMNRIHEEASLIGIDELTSDVSKTAEPFFVLHGFHVVQRGFPICRGVTLENALMRKELRRRT
- a CDS encoding putative transcriptional regulator, GntR family (Evidence 3 : Function proposed based on presence of conserved amino acid motif, structural feature or limited homology; Product type pr : putative regulator) — encoded protein: MITEEQIQALQSEMEANGENQAQMAYRILEEMIVTLKLPPGSKISEKALNRSLGFGRTPLREALQRLAIEGSVKILPRSGVIVSEIDLADQLNMIEVRRELEKIIAGRAARLAMEDQRRVFSKLAEDFDRAAEENDSTIFIETDREFNALSIATAQNKYVAYAIGPIEAQTRRFWYLHFKRFGDLSRVTKLHAHIARAIAANDEAAARDASDRLIDYVEEYTRKTLQFMGGM